A genomic stretch from Thauera sp. GDN1 includes:
- a CDS encoding nucleotide sugar dehydrogenase: MTTIAVIGLGYVGLPLAVEFGKKYRTVGFDLSAEKVAAYREFYDPTGEVSSEDLRAATRLTCHTDPAVLREADFVVIAVPTPVDDAHQPDFTPLVKSSQTAGRHLKRGAIVVYESTVYPGATEEVCIPILERESGMKWKQDFFVGYSPERINPGDKERTVTRILKVVSGDTPETLATVQEIYGSVITAGVYPASSIKVAEAAKVIENTQRDLNIALMNELAVLFHKIGIDTVEVLQAAGTKWNFLPFRPGLVGGHCIGVDPYYLTHKADMLGYHPQVILAGRRINDGMGKYVAEQTVKEMIAAGSSIKGANVLVLGLTFKENCPDLRNSKVIDVIHELQSYGCNVHVHDPVAASAEAEHEYGVRLESWDALPVADAIVAAVAHKEYLQMPLPRLLEKLAPGGVFADVKSSYDQAAMREAGVRLWRL; encoded by the coding sequence ATGACCACCATCGCCGTCATCGGCCTCGGCTACGTCGGCCTGCCGCTCGCCGTCGAGTTCGGCAAGAAATACCGCACCGTGGGCTTCGACCTTTCCGCCGAGAAGGTTGCGGCCTATCGCGAGTTCTACGACCCCACCGGCGAGGTGTCGTCGGAAGACCTGCGCGCCGCGACCCGGCTCACCTGTCACACAGACCCCGCCGTGCTGCGCGAGGCCGACTTCGTGGTCATCGCCGTCCCGACGCCGGTCGATGATGCCCACCAGCCGGACTTCACCCCGCTGGTGAAGTCCTCCCAGACCGCCGGCCGCCACCTCAAGCGCGGCGCGATCGTCGTGTACGAATCGACCGTCTATCCGGGCGCGACCGAGGAGGTCTGCATCCCCATCCTCGAGCGCGAATCGGGCATGAAGTGGAAGCAGGACTTCTTCGTCGGTTATTCGCCCGAGCGCATCAACCCGGGTGACAAGGAGCGCACCGTCACCCGGATCCTCAAGGTCGTCTCCGGCGACACGCCCGAGACCCTGGCCACGGTGCAGGAGATCTACGGTTCGGTGATCACCGCCGGGGTGTATCCGGCGAGCTCGATCAAGGTCGCCGAAGCTGCCAAGGTTATCGAGAACACTCAGCGCGACCTCAACATCGCGCTGATGAACGAACTCGCGGTGCTCTTCCACAAGATCGGCATCGATACCGTGGAGGTGCTGCAGGCCGCCGGCACCAAGTGGAACTTTCTGCCCTTCCGCCCGGGGCTGGTCGGCGGCCACTGCATCGGCGTGGATCCGTACTACCTGACGCACAAGGCCGACATGCTCGGCTACCACCCCCAGGTCATCCTCGCCGGCCGCCGCATCAACGACGGCATGGGCAAGTACGTGGCCGAGCAGACGGTCAAGGAAATGATCGCCGCCGGCTCCAGCATCAAGGGGGCCAACGTGCTCGTGCTCGGCCTCACCTTCAAGGAAAACTGCCCCGACCTGCGCAACAGCAAGGTCATCGACGTGATCCACGAGCTGCAAAGCTACGGCTGCAACGTGCATGTGCACGACCCGGTCGCCGCCTCGGCCGAGGCCGAGCACGAGTACGGCGTGCGCCTGGAGAGCTGGGACGCGTTGCCGGTGGCCGACGCGATCGTCGCTGCGGTGGCGCACAAGGAGTATCTGCAGATGCCGCTGCCCCGACTGCTCGAGAAACTCGCGCCGGGAGGCGTGTTCGCCGACGTGAAGTCCAGCTACGACCAGGCGGCGATGCGGGAGGCGGGCGTCCGGCTCTGGCGTCTTTGA
- a CDS encoding HAD hydrolase-like protein, with protein MPRYAHVLFDLDGTLIDSAPAILASYRDAFAAAGREAVVPIDASIVGPPLLETLQMLAGTTDAAVIGDLAAGFKASYDSDGYRQTAAYAGVGEMLQRLVDAGCTLAIATNKRLLPTRLILEHLGWAGHFAAVYALDLFEPRLPHKAAMIARLMQDRAIARNEAVYVGDRSEDGESADANGLPFLAATWGYGSLSRAEMAPHWHAVATPAALADAILSAEPI; from the coding sequence ATGCCCCGCTACGCGCACGTGCTGTTCGACCTCGACGGCACCCTGATCGATTCCGCGCCCGCCATCCTCGCCAGCTATCGCGACGCCTTCGCCGCGGCCGGACGCGAGGCGGTGGTGCCGATCGACGCCTCGATCGTCGGCCCGCCACTGCTCGAGACCCTGCAGATGCTGGCGGGCACCACCGACGCGGCGGTGATCGGTGACCTGGCGGCAGGTTTCAAGGCCAGCTACGACAGTGACGGCTACCGCCAGACCGCGGCCTACGCGGGCGTGGGCGAGATGCTGCAACGCCTGGTCGATGCCGGGTGCACGCTGGCGATCGCCACCAACAAGCGCCTGCTGCCGACGCGGCTGATCCTGGAACACCTGGGCTGGGCCGGGCACTTCGCCGCGGTGTACGCGCTCGACCTGTTCGAGCCCCGCCTGCCGCACAAGGCGGCGATGATCGCGCGCCTGATGCAGGACCGGGCGATCGCGCGCAACGAGGCGGTCTATGTCGGCGACCGCAGCGAGGACGGCGAATCGGCCGATGCCAATGGCCTGCCCTTTCTCGCCGCGACCTGGGGCTACGGCAGCCTGAGCAGAGCGGAAATGGCGCCCCACTGGCATGCGGTCGCCACCCCGGCAGCACTCGCCGACGCGATCCTGTCCGCCGAACCGATCTAG
- a CDS encoding transglycosylase SLT domain-containing protein, whose product MSAVAADTDLIARAFAEQARYLAREALSYEHGEGVPRDQAYAVRLYCESARLGDAEGMYALGWMYANGRGVERNDEYAATFFAMAAGKGNEYAARMQRYTGESTGAVPECMQTPSTLLVQRWPVEALIARLPPARQEVARMLGELAPKYGILPQFALAIGLTESALNPQALSPKNAMGVMQLIPETAQRFNVSKPYDPEQNIRGGLAYLRWLLAYFEGDIALAAAGYNAGEGAVDRHRGVPPYRETRAYVERILRHVGQARHPYDGSVVSPSPMLRSLRLASQEDHET is encoded by the coding sequence ATGTCCGCCGTGGCCGCGGATACGGACCTGATCGCGCGCGCCTTCGCCGAGCAGGCGCGGTATCTGGCCCGCGAGGCGCTGAGTTACGAGCATGGCGAAGGTGTGCCGCGCGACCAGGCCTACGCCGTGCGGCTGTACTGCGAGTCGGCGCGCCTTGGTGATGCGGAGGGCATGTACGCGCTGGGCTGGATGTATGCCAACGGCCGCGGGGTCGAGCGCAACGACGAGTATGCCGCGACGTTCTTCGCGATGGCGGCGGGCAAGGGCAACGAGTACGCCGCCCGCATGCAGCGCTATACCGGCGAATCGACCGGCGCCGTGCCGGAATGCATGCAGACGCCGTCCACCCTGCTCGTGCAGCGCTGGCCGGTCGAGGCGCTGATCGCCCGCCTGCCGCCGGCACGCCAGGAGGTGGCGCGCATGCTGGGCGAACTGGCGCCGAAGTACGGCATCCTTCCGCAGTTCGCGCTCGCGATCGGCCTGACCGAGTCCGCGCTCAACCCGCAGGCCTTGTCGCCGAAGAACGCCATGGGGGTCATGCAGCTGATTCCCGAGACCGCCCAGCGCTTCAATGTCAGCAAGCCCTACGACCCCGAGCAGAACATCCGCGGCGGCCTGGCCTACCTGCGCTGGCTGCTCGCCTATTTCGAGGGTGACATCGCGCTTGCGGCCGCCGGCTACAACGCCGGCGAGGGCGCGGTCGACCGCCACCGCGGCGTGCCGCCCTATCGCGAGACCCGCGCCTATGTCGAGCGCATCCTGCGCCACGTCGGCCAGGCGCGTCATCCCTACGATGGCAGCGTGGTGTCGCCGAGCCCGATGCTGCGCAGCCTGCGCCTGGCCAGCCAGGAGGATCACGAGACATGA
- a CDS encoding serine protease, translating into MSSPAPARAVRSLRRRFLICALALSAVVGMGTSARADLVATVPRIKPSVVAVGTYQRTRSPAFLFRGTGFVVGNGLLVATNAHVLPERVDTDKMEALVVVVPGDGQTGTVRAARVVASERSRDLAVLRLDGGPALPALRLGASARVLEGQEIAFTGFPIGNVLGMTPVTHRGIVSAITPIGIPQANSRDLDPALIRRLANDVFRVYQLDATAYPGNSGSPLYDPASGEVLGVMNMVFVKSTKENVLSDPSGISYAIPVEYLQRLLAELK; encoded by the coding sequence ATGAGCTCGCCCGCGCCCGCACGGGCGGTGCGGTCGTTGCGGCGCCGGTTCCTGATCTGCGCGCTGGCCCTGTCTGCGGTGGTGGGCATGGGCACGTCCGCACGCGCGGATCTGGTGGCCACGGTGCCGCGGATCAAACCCTCGGTGGTGGCGGTCGGCACCTACCAGCGCACCCGCAGCCCGGCCTTCCTGTTTCGCGGCACCGGCTTCGTCGTCGGCAACGGCCTGCTCGTCGCCACCAATGCGCACGTGCTCCCCGAGCGCGTCGATACCGACAAGATGGAGGCGCTGGTCGTCGTGGTGCCGGGGGATGGCCAAACCGGGACGGTGCGCGCCGCCCGCGTCGTGGCCAGCGAGCGCAGCCGCGATCTGGCCGTGCTGCGCCTGGACGGTGGCCCGGCGCTGCCGGCGCTGCGCCTGGGGGCGAGCGCGCGCGTGCTCGAGGGGCAGGAAATCGCCTTCACCGGGTTTCCGATCGGGAACGTGCTGGGCATGACGCCGGTCACGCATCGCGGCATCGTGTCGGCGATCACGCCGATCGGAATTCCGCAGGCCAATTCGCGCGACCTCGATCCGGCCCTGATCCGTCGCCTCGCCAACGACGTGTTTCGCGTCTATCAGCTCGATGCCACGGCCTATCCGGGCAACAGCGGCAGTCCGCTCTACGACCCCGCCAGCGGCGAGGTGCTGGGGGTCATGAACATGGTGTTCGTGAAGTCCACCAAGGAGAACGTGCTGTCCGATCCCTCAGGCATCAGCTATGCGATCCCGGTCGAGTATCTGCAGCGCCTGCTCGCCGAGCTGAAGTAG
- a CDS encoding ATP-binding cassette domain-containing protein, with product MPLLSVDNACLAFGHVDLLDHVSFQLDAGERVALIGRNGSGKSSLLRALAGQAALDDGTVWRQAEMVTAYVPQEPDFDLERDVFETIADGLGAAARLLVDYHAAMLAVAEHATPEALARLDSLQHAVEAAEAWRLNQRVEQVVARLGLDPAAKVSSLSGGGVKRVALARALVAEPDLLLLDEPTNHLDLDGILWLEELIRDFRGAVMVITHDRVFLDNVATRIIELDRGKLASYPGRFADYQRRKAEELEAEEKAAARFDKFLAQEEVWIRKGVEARRTRNEGRVRRLEALRVARAARRDRLGNVSLAVDTGDKSGQMVAELTHVTKRYGGKTVVRDFSTRILRGDRIGFIGPNGAGKTTLLKLILGEIEPDEGTVRRGTRQTVAYFDQLREQLDPELPLTEVISPGSDFVEIGGEKKHVIGYLGDFLFAPQRARSPVKSLSGGERNRLLLARLFARPANLLVLDEPTNDLDIETLDLLEELLAGYDGTLFLVSHDRAFLDNVVTQVIAAEGDGRWGEYAGGYGDWQRVQARRAEEAAARESAKRSAAPAEKARAPEPKAAGRPAKLSFNEKRELEALPERIAALEDEQTALHARMADPALYQSAPQEVAHIKARMEALDGEIEAAMLRWEELESRAGG from the coding sequence ATGCCCCTGCTTTCCGTCGATAACGCCTGTCTTGCCTTCGGTCACGTCGATCTGCTCGATCACGTGAGTTTCCAGCTCGATGCCGGTGAGCGCGTCGCCCTCATCGGGCGCAACGGCTCGGGCAAGTCCAGCCTGCTGCGGGCACTTGCCGGCCAGGCGGCGCTCGATGATGGCACGGTCTGGCGGCAGGCCGAAATGGTCACCGCCTACGTGCCGCAGGAGCCGGACTTCGATCTCGAGCGCGACGTGTTCGAGACCATCGCCGACGGCCTGGGCGCCGCCGCCAGGCTGCTGGTCGATTACCACGCCGCGATGCTGGCGGTCGCCGAACACGCCACGCCGGAGGCGCTGGCGCGGCTCGACAGCCTGCAGCACGCGGTGGAAGCGGCCGAGGCCTGGCGCCTGAACCAGCGCGTGGAACAGGTCGTGGCCCGTCTCGGACTCGATCCTGCGGCGAAGGTTTCCAGCCTGTCGGGCGGGGGCGTCAAGCGCGTGGCGCTGGCGCGCGCACTGGTTGCCGAACCCGACCTGCTGCTGCTCGACGAGCCCACCAACCACCTCGACCTCGACGGCATCCTGTGGCTGGAGGAGCTGATCCGCGACTTCCGCGGCGCGGTCATGGTGATCACCCACGACCGCGTCTTCCTCGACAACGTCGCCACCCGCATCATCGAGCTCGACCGCGGCAAGCTGGCAAGCTACCCGGGGCGTTTCGCCGACTACCAGCGGCGCAAGGCCGAGGAACTGGAAGCCGAAGAGAAGGCCGCCGCGCGCTTCGACAAGTTCCTCGCCCAGGAGGAGGTGTGGATCCGCAAGGGTGTCGAGGCCCGCCGCACCCGCAACGAGGGCCGCGTGCGCCGGCTCGAGGCCCTGCGCGTCGCACGCGCCGCGCGCCGCGACCGCCTCGGCAACGTCAGCCTGGCGGTGGATACGGGCGACAAGAGCGGCCAGATGGTGGCTGAGCTGACCCACGTCACCAAGCGCTACGGCGGCAAGACCGTCGTGCGCGACTTTTCCACCCGCATCCTGCGCGGCGACCGCATCGGCTTCATCGGCCCCAACGGCGCCGGCAAGACCACGCTGCTGAAGCTGATCCTCGGCGAGATCGAGCCCGACGAGGGCACGGTGCGCCGCGGCACGCGCCAGACCGTGGCCTACTTCGACCAGCTGCGCGAACAGCTCGACCCCGAACTGCCGCTCACCGAGGTCATCAGCCCGGGCTCAGATTTCGTGGAGATCGGCGGCGAGAAGAAGCACGTCATCGGCTATCTCGGCGACTTCCTGTTCGCGCCGCAGCGCGCGCGCTCGCCGGTCAAGTCGCTCTCGGGCGGCGAGCGCAACCGCCTGCTGCTGGCGCGCCTGTTCGCCCGTCCGGCCAACCTGCTGGTGCTCGACGAGCCGACCAACGACCTCGACATCGAGACCCTCGACCTGCTCGAGGAGCTCCTGGCCGGCTACGACGGCACGCTGTTCCTGGTCAGCCATGACCGCGCCTTCCTCGACAACGTCGTCACCCAGGTGATCGCCGCCGAGGGCGACGGGCGCTGGGGCGAGTACGCCGGCGGCTATGGCGACTGGCAGCGCGTGCAGGCCAGGCGCGCCGAGGAGGCCGCCGCGCGCGAAAGCGCGAAGCGCAGCGCGGCGCCCGCCGAAAAGGCGCGCGCGCCCGAGCCCAAGGCCGCCGGCCGGCCGGCGAAGCTGTCCTTCAACGAGAAGCGCGAGCTGGAGGCCTTGCCCGAGCGCATCGCCGCGCTCGAGGACGAGCAGACCGCGCTGCACGCGCGCATGGCCGATCCGGCGCTGTACCAGAGCGCACCGCAGGAGGTCGCGCACATCAAGGCGCGGATGGAGGCGCTCGACGGCGAGATCGAGGCCGCGATGCTGCGTTGGGAAGAGCTGGAGTCGCGCGCCGGCGGCTGA
- a CDS encoding site-specific recombinase, which translates to MERLLERFAQPDQDQVALWVALVDKLRPRRPTEADKATENLRTLCRLLARRPELLANLRNAVLRLFDEHKQVTMYVSSGLLPSTGFFSETSRRIGSRLLPEVVDTSYLKDLISVVFHRVDDEVWVNAIADEDWQELLRLLVGHQTPMFEEDASPLPNALGEILESMRVLSFHVSAIGLDRELVRIDPNLEEHESPFLAQNAELLTYIEHYSAWWTTPGALIADDAHLTVMLHQCDEVLQRVRKRAMRIGTSLTLTFKLERLRQHLERIHELNSLLSELRTRRVVEDAAPRIVRLFKTLVRAECRKNILSDYWGQNVELLSLRMTESASKTGEKYITSSRNEYFGLMASAALGGLIIAFMAGNKIVLGSQGMAPLNELLSFCLNYGLGFMLIHMLGGTVATKQPAMTANAIAASIGEARGKTRDLEALADLVVRTIRSQVGAILGNICVAIPVALLVGLLIRLGTGEHFIGPDKAHKLLDEIDPRGGALLFAAIAGVCLFTSGLIAAYYDNLSAYNRVPQRLRQLRGLRSWLGEARAERFAAYVEQNIGALVGNFFFGFLLGGATAIGVLFGLPIDIRHIAFSSAYLGYAATALDFSIPTATVVLAFSGVLLIGLTNLLVSFTLTLSVAMRARRISFAQGRTLGGLLLKRLLRNPAAFLFPPRSDEPALGPTPPNG; encoded by the coding sequence ATGGAAAGACTCCTCGAACGCTTCGCTCAGCCCGATCAGGACCAGGTCGCCCTGTGGGTGGCGCTGGTCGACAAACTGCGCCCGCGGCGACCGACCGAGGCCGACAAGGCCACCGAAAACCTGCGCACATTGTGCCGTCTGCTGGCACGCCGCCCGGAGCTGCTGGCCAACCTGCGCAACGCCGTGCTGCGGCTGTTCGACGAGCACAAGCAGGTGACGATGTATGTCTCCTCCGGCCTGCTGCCCTCGACCGGCTTCTTCTCCGAGACCTCGCGCCGCATCGGCAGCCGGCTGCTGCCGGAAGTGGTCGACACCAGCTACCTCAAGGACCTGATCTCGGTCGTCTTCCACCGCGTGGACGACGAGGTCTGGGTCAATGCCATCGCCGACGAGGACTGGCAGGAACTGCTCCGCCTGCTCGTCGGCCACCAGACGCCGATGTTCGAGGAGGACGCCAGCCCGCTGCCCAACGCACTCGGCGAGATCCTCGAGTCGATGCGCGTGCTGTCCTTCCACGTCTCGGCGATCGGTCTCGACCGCGAGCTGGTGCGCATCGACCCCAACCTGGAAGAGCACGAGTCGCCCTTCCTGGCGCAGAACGCCGAACTGCTGACCTACATCGAGCATTACAGCGCGTGGTGGACCACCCCGGGCGCGCTGATTGCCGACGACGCCCACCTGACCGTGATGCTGCACCAGTGCGACGAGGTGCTGCAGCGCGTGAGGAAGCGCGCAATGCGCATCGGCACCAGCCTGACACTGACCTTCAAGCTCGAACGCCTGCGCCAGCACCTCGAGCGCATCCACGAACTCAACTCGCTGCTGAGCGAGCTGCGCACGCGACGGGTCGTCGAGGACGCTGCGCCGCGCATCGTGCGCCTGTTCAAGACCCTGGTGCGCGCCGAGTGCCGCAAGAACATCCTGTCCGACTACTGGGGGCAGAACGTCGAGCTGCTGTCGCTGCGCATGACCGAGAGCGCGAGCAAGACCGGCGAGAAGTACATCACCAGCTCGCGCAACGAATACTTCGGGCTGATGGCCTCGGCCGCGCTCGGCGGGCTGATCATCGCCTTCATGGCCGGCAACAAGATCGTGCTCGGCAGCCAGGGCATGGCACCGCTCAACGAGCTGCTGTCCTTCTGCCTCAACTACGGCCTCGGCTTCATGCTGATCCACATGCTCGGCGGCACGGTCGCCACCAAGCAGCCGGCGATGACGGCGAACGCCATCGCCGCCTCGATCGGCGAAGCGAGGGGCAAGACCCGCGACCTCGAGGCGCTGGCCGACCTGGTCGTGCGCACCATACGCAGCCAGGTCGGCGCCATTCTCGGCAACATCTGCGTGGCCATCCCGGTGGCGCTGCTCGTCGGCCTGCTGATCAGGCTCGGCACCGGGGAGCACTTCATCGGCCCGGACAAGGCGCACAAGCTGCTCGACGAGATCGACCCGCGCGGCGGCGCCCTGCTGTTCGCAGCGATCGCCGGTGTATGCCTGTTCACCTCGGGCCTGATCGCCGCCTATTACGACAACCTCTCGGCCTACAACCGCGTCCCGCAGCGCCTGCGCCAGCTACGCGGCCTGCGCAGCTGGCTGGGCGAGGCGCGGGCGGAACGCTTCGCAGCGTATGTCGAGCAGAACATCGGCGCGCTGGTCGGCAACTTCTTCTTCGGCTTCCTGCTCGGCGGCGCCACCGCGATCGGCGTGCTGTTCGGCCTGCCGATCGACATCCGCCACATCGCCTTCTCGTCGGCCTATCTGGGCTATGCGGCGACCGCGCTCGACTTCTCAATTCCGACCGCCACCGTGGTCCTCGCCTTCAGCGGCGTGCTGCTGATCGGCCTCACCAACCTGCTGGTGAGCTTCACGCTCACCCTGAGCGTGGCCATGCGCGCCCGTCGCATCAGCTTCGCGCAGGGCCGCACGCTGGGCGGGCTGCTGCTGAAAAGGCTGCTGCGCAACCCCGCCGCCTTCCTCTTTCCGCCGCGATCCGACGAACCGGCACTTGGTCCTACGCCCCCGAACGGCTAG
- the prsT gene encoding XrtA/PEP-CTERM system TPR-repeat protein PrsT, with protein MSRKLKAIHPSGWSVRGHGIAVAALSAALLAGCAQSPEDMLASAKSYLEKQDLSAASIQLKNALQENGSLAEARFLLGSIHVRQGDAVAAVKELQRARDLGYPQEQVAPLLARALFGAGELDKLLAEFTDTRLTDARAQAAVLAALGDAHLARRDVDKARITYVDALAADADQTEARIGLARTHILKQDLKAAEDEAREAIRRKPDSADAHATLSDVLMMRDEPEQSLLSLREAIRLAPGAVNYHFAHVSQLLRRGDLPEAEKALQAMQANAPNHPSTRYLKALLDYQSDRLTEARDTLMAVLKDAPQYLPAELLAGTVLVRLNDHVLGRAHLARVLERVPGEPTARRTLVASHLATGEAERALEQLQPLLQVQDPDARLLGLAGQVFLANGDFERAEEYLERAARAAPEDAQARVRLGVARMAGGDAEAAFADLENAARMDDSAFQADLALVMAHLRRGETDKALEAHAQLERKQPDNPLVHNLRGGLMLAKRDIPAARAAFDKALSLRPDYLSAAVNLARLDLAERRPDDALGRVQAVLERNPKNVEALLTLAELQRATGAAPADVFATLERAEAASPGAVAPSLAIVQHHLRQREFAPALQLAQKVAVAHPADLRVVEALGRAQLAAGDSQQAISAFNKLAGLMPRSPQPLVMLADVHRSLKNNDAAEQALRRALTIAPDAIEAQRRLIALLLEGGKRDAALGLAREAQARQPQRAGGYVLEGEIHGADRKWAEAASAYRKALDNGGGGQAAIRLHAALLRGERKADAERVASDWLSSNPTDLAMRGYLAERALAEKRYQDAGALFGKMHEMAPQNALILNNLAWTARELGDPRALDYAEQALRLAPENPAIIDTVGMIQVARGEFDAGIANLERAVALGPDLLPLQLNLAKALAKAGRSAEARTRLDALLPRLKEGSPLHGEALALQKTL; from the coding sequence GTGAGTCGCAAGCTGAAGGCTATTCACCCTTCGGGGTGGTCGGTGCGTGGCCACGGCATTGCCGTCGCCGCGCTGTCGGCGGCGCTGCTCGCGGGCTGCGCGCAGAGTCCCGAGGACATGCTGGCGTCGGCAAAGTCCTACCTGGAAAAGCAGGATCTGAGCGCCGCGAGCATCCAGCTCAAGAACGCCCTGCAGGAGAACGGCAGCCTTGCAGAGGCGCGCTTCCTGCTCGGCAGCATCCACGTCAGGCAGGGAGACGCCGTTGCGGCGGTCAAGGAGCTGCAGCGTGCCCGCGACCTCGGCTATCCGCAGGAGCAGGTCGCGCCCCTGCTGGCCCGTGCCCTGTTCGGCGCCGGCGAGCTCGACAAGCTGCTGGCCGAGTTTACCGACACGCGGCTGACGGATGCCCGCGCCCAGGCCGCGGTTCTCGCCGCACTCGGCGATGCGCACCTGGCCAGGCGGGATGTGGACAAAGCGCGTATCACCTACGTCGACGCGCTCGCCGCGGACGCCGATCAGACCGAGGCGCGCATCGGACTCGCCCGCACCCATATCCTCAAGCAGGATCTCAAGGCCGCCGAGGACGAGGCGCGCGAAGCGATCCGGCGCAAGCCCGACAGCGCCGACGCGCACGCGACGCTGTCCGACGTGCTGATGATGCGCGACGAGCCGGAGCAGTCCCTGCTCTCGCTGCGTGAGGCGATCCGGCTCGCACCGGGCGCAGTGAATTACCATTTCGCTCACGTTTCGCAACTGCTGCGCCGGGGAGACCTGCCGGAAGCGGAGAAGGCCCTGCAGGCCATGCAGGCGAACGCGCCGAATCATCCGTCGACGCGCTACCTGAAGGCCTTGCTCGATTACCAGAGCGATCGGCTCACCGAGGCACGCGACACCTTGATGGCGGTGCTCAAGGACGCGCCGCAGTACCTGCCGGCCGAACTGCTCGCCGGGACCGTGCTGGTGCGACTCAACGACCATGTGCTCGGCCGTGCGCATCTCGCGCGCGTGCTCGAACGGGTTCCGGGCGAACCGACGGCGCGGCGCACCCTGGTCGCCTCGCATCTGGCGACGGGCGAGGCCGAGCGCGCGCTCGAGCAGCTGCAGCCGCTGCTGCAGGTGCAGGATCCGGACGCACGGCTGCTGGGCCTGGCGGGCCAGGTCTTCCTGGCCAATGGCGATTTCGAACGCGCCGAGGAGTATCTCGAGCGCGCGGCGCGCGCGGCCCCCGAAGATGCCCAGGCCCGCGTGCGACTCGGCGTGGCACGGATGGCCGGTGGCGACGCCGAGGCCGCCTTCGCCGACCTGGAGAACGCCGCGCGCATGGACGACTCGGCCTTCCAGGCCGATCTCGCGCTGGTGATGGCGCACCTGCGCCGCGGCGAGACGGACAAGGCGCTCGAGGCCCATGCCCAGCTCGAGCGCAAGCAGCCCGACAATCCGCTTGTGCACAACCTGCGCGGCGGCCTGATGCTCGCCAAACGCGACATCCCGGCAGCGCGTGCCGCCTTCGATAAGGCGTTGTCCCTGCGGCCCGACTACCTGTCGGCCGCCGTCAACCTGGCGCGCCTCGACCTCGCCGAGCGCCGCCCGGACGATGCGCTGGGGCGGGTGCAGGCGGTGCTCGAGCGCAACCCGAAGAACGTCGAGGCCCTGCTGACGCTGGCCGAGCTGCAGCGCGCCACCGGCGCCGCTCCGGCCGATGTGTTCGCCACCCTCGAGCGGGCCGAAGCGGCCTCGCCGGGCGCGGTGGCACCCAGCCTGGCGATCGTCCAGCACCACCTGCGCCAGCGCGAGTTCGCGCCTGCGCTGCAGCTCGCGCAGAAGGTCGCGGTGGCTCACCCCGCGGATCTGCGCGTGGTCGAGGCGCTCGGTCGCGCCCAGCTGGCGGCGGGCGACAGCCAGCAGGCGATATCGGCCTTCAACAAGCTCGCGGGCCTGATGCCGCGCTCGCCCCAGCCGCTGGTGATGCTGGCTGACGTGCATCGTTCGCTGAAGAACAACGACGCGGCCGAGCAGGCCTTGCGCCGCGCGCTGACGATCGCACCCGATGCCATCGAAGCCCAGCGGCGCCTGATCGCGCTGCTGCTCGAGGGCGGCAAGCGCGACGCTGCGCTCGGGCTTGCGCGCGAGGCACAGGCCCGCCAGCCGCAACGGGCGGGGGGTTATGTGCTCGAGGGCGAGATCCACGGCGCGGATCGGAAATGGGCCGAGGCGGCGAGCGCCTACCGCAAGGCGCTGGACAACGGCGGTGGCGGCCAGGCCGCCATCCGCCTGCACGCGGCGCTGCTGCGCGGCGAGCGCAAGGCGGACGCGGAGCGCGTCGCATCCGACTGGCTGTCGAGCAATCCCACCGACCTGGCGATGCGCGGCTACCTCGCCGAGCGCGCGCTTGCCGAGAAGCGTTACCAGGACGCCGGGGCGCTGTTCGGCAAGATGCACGAGATGGCGCCGCAGAACGCGCTGATCCTCAACAACCTGGCATGGACCGCCCGCGAGCTCGGCGACCCCAGGGCGCTCGACTATGCCGAGCAGGCCCTGCGCCTGGCACCCGAGAATCCGGCCATCATCGACACCGTCGGCATGATCCAGGTCGCGCGTGGCGAGTTCGACGCCGGCATCGCCAACCTCGAGCGCGCGGTCGCGCTCGGCCCGGATCTGCTCCCGCTCCAGCTCAATCTCGCCAAGGCGCTGGCCAAGGCCGGCCGCAGCGCCGAAGCGCGCACCCGGCTCGATGCGCTGCTGCCCCGCCTCAAGGAAGGCTCGCCGCTGCACGGCGAGGCGCTCGCACTGCAGAAGACCCTCTGA